ACATCGTCCATCCTGTTGAAGGCGATATTTTGCCGGATTGTACCAATTCCATCAGTAATGCTTCTAACTGGTATTCAAACCTTCCTATGTCTCTATCCCGCCACCGGCTTAGTGCAGATATTCCTTCTCCGCTCGACATTCTCGCACAAACAGCAATCGCTTCGCTTCTGTTCCAATACTTTTCACGGGAGACATATTCTCCCACTACTTCGGCACAGCGTATAAAACGATAAGCTAATTCGTCAGAGACACTATCTCCATTGCATGCTTGTTTAGCAAGTGATACAACAGCTTCCCATCTCCTGACTATTTCGTCGCCAAATTTAGACACGATGTTTACGGCCTCTTCAAAATATACACTGGCGTCATCAGAGGCTGTATTCAATACAGCACGGGCAAGTCCGATATATCTTTCCGCCATTTCTTCAGGGCCATCTTCGGTGATACTTTTTATTCGCTCATAAGCACTTTGCTCAAGCTCCTGTTTTACTAAGGATAAATGCGGTAATCTGAATGCTGCTCTTACTGTATTCAGCTCATCGGGAATCCACAAAGCTTTATTGTTCTTGATGTAGGTATTATAAAACCAGTTTACTTCTTCAGTATTTCCTTTGTCATATAATATTAGAATAGATGACTGAAGTGCAGCAATCTCGTTAGGTAAAGTATCGTAAGAGCGATATCTATTGGTTCTTGCTTTGTGTGATTTTTCATTCGCATTTTTTACTTCACCTTCAAAATTGAAGTCCTGCTGGCTCAATATTCTAACCCTTAGAAGATACCAGGGAAACAAGCCGTTGATTATTTCTTTGAATTCTTTAATCTCATTATCCCGATCATAGTCACTTTTTTCCTTTTTGTCAGCTAGATTTCGAGGCAAAATAGCATCAATATCTACTTCCGATTTATCTTCCAATAAGTTTCGGATTGCGAGTGTTTTTAGGTAAAAGGTACGTTCCTGAGATTGATGTGCACTATATACCATCTGCGACGCTTGTAAAGGGATATAATGTCTCAATACCCTTCGCAGTTGTGCAGATGGTAAGTTTCTATGTAGACAAGCCTCTATAAAAGACACTATAGCTGGTGTAATATTGTCACCCTGATAGTACTGCTTTGGTTTTTTAATCCTGGATTTCGAACCTGTTAGGAGACATAAACAAGTTTCAATAAACTGTTCTTCCGGGAATCTCCCAACTTTTATGAGTTCGCTGACAATAGCTACTGTATAGTACGGTTGCCTGATACAAATTTGCAGGAAATTATTAATAGCTTCAAAATTTCCAATATCTATAAGTCGCTTTATTAGACTCTTCATTATGTCAAAAACAAATGCTTTGGACGTGAATCGATTTAGGAAATCAATACAATCTTCTACCCCGTAAATATTGAAAAATGCATATGCTAATTCTAAAACATCCCTTTCTGTAACCTCATTTTGCGGGTGGCGTTCATCACTTTTCCGAAGATCTTCAAAGTATATTTGCAGCCAATTTACAGCAGCCCTTAAATAACCTCTGGCTTCTCCCTTATATTCATTAATTCCTGACAATAATGAAGCAGTAAAGACATTCTCTGAACCATTCCAGGCACCACTCAGTAAGCGTTTAAATGCAATATCCTGAACCTTTTGTTGATCCTGCAAAGTAACAAGCAGGTCAATATTATTCTGAAAAAGCCCGAGCTGCCGCTGATTTCCAGCCACTTCCTCGCCAGCTCTCATAGCTATCTTAATCGCATCATTATAATGTTTGGCTCTCAGTGCTGCACGGAAAGCAAACTGTAACCTGTAAACACGTACATTTCTTGCATCGATTGGATTATCTTCCGGCAAATAACTGTCCGAAAGTGTAATTTCGATTAGTTTTTCATATTGCTCTGCCTGAAGGTACAGATGCGGCAGAACCTCGGCCACATAAGTGTACTGATTGGCTAAAGGCTCTAATATGTTTATATAGGTTTCGAAATTTTCTTTTTTTGCCAAGAAAGTTTTTCTAAACCACGTTTCCGTTGGCTCATCTCTGAATTGTACAGATTCGTCTGACAACCACAACGAGCGACCAATATCTGCTACAAAGCTTTTAATTGTCTCGGTTGTTACTCCTGCCGCTTTTGCTAAAATTTCTATTGGAATATGAGGAGGTAAGCTTGCCAACCCTAAACATATTGCCTGTATTTGTTCCTGAAAAGAATCCGACAAGGAATCTTTTATTGTTGATATCGCTGTGTTTAATTGCAGTTCAATCTGCTCCTCAACGGTCATTCCCGCAGGACCTAATCGGCTTAATAATTCAGAAACGGTTGATGCATGAACACTTAATGCATTTGCCTGCACACGAGGATTGCCACTGGTTAACCGATGAAATTCCGTCCCGTCTTTTTCGTCAGCTTCAGGGAACCATTTCCGTAAATTTATTAATGATTCAGTTTCGGAAAATGCTTCTAATTTAAACTGAGCAATTTTAGAGTTAGGTTTTAGTAACTGAATTCGTTCTGTTCTGCATAATAAAACCAGCTTACATCCGTCCGGTATATTTTCACGAAGCAATTCGTTGGCAAAACAGGGATGGTTGTATTCCTGAGCTGCCATTTCTGCATTATCTGCCGCATCAATCAAAATAAATAAGGTGGCAGAATCACTTGTTTGTTTTAAGGTTTTTACAGCGGCGTCAATCCGCCATAAGAACTTCTTCATAATATCATTATCCTGGGAAGTGTCCTGTACAAGCAAAGGATCGCATAGACCTTTTACGGCAAGTTCATTGACAATTTGAACCAAAGCATCCCGATGTCTATGTCGAGGTTCGCTACGATTTCTGTATCGCCCCGCTCCAAAACAATCATAGGCAATACCTATTGAATCTGAAGGTAATGAATGTATTAGCTGGCGACAGAATACAGATTTGCCAACACCGCCCGGTGCATGGACAATGACAGGATATGAAGAATTTGAAATATTTTTGACAAGCTCATTGTGTTGTTCCCGCTCAATGATATTTTCTGCCTGTTCCCATATGGCAGGAGCCGGAAACAGGTCTCTCTCGGCGGAAATACCGAAGCAATGCTCAGAAATCCGGAAACTGCCTACCTCGTATCCAATGAGGAATTTGATAAGAAACTCGAAGAGTTGGGCTGGTCGCCAAGCGACCTGATTACGATGTCAGGAATGTATATGGACAGGTTCGCCTACCAAACGGAGCAGGCGGTCAAAAATTGGTTCCGCAATCTGTTGGAGGTACTTTTTCGGGCTGCGGCACTCGTCGTGGATACTATACGAACGTTTTTCCTTATCGTACTTTCCATATTGGGGCCGATAGCCTTTGCAATAAGCGTATGGGACGGTTTTCAGTCCACGCTCACGCAATGGCTGACCCGGTATGTCAGCGTTTACCTATGGCTACCCGTAGCCGATCTGTTCAGTTCCATGCTCGCCAAAATACAATCCCTCATTATTGAAAAGGATATAGCAATGCTTGCAGACCCCACCTACATACCCGATACGGGCAACACCGTGTACATCGTGTTTATGATAATCGGTATTGTGGGTTATTTCACGATCCCGACCGTAACGGGCTGGATTATTCAGGCTGGAGGAGCAGGAAACTTTACCCGTAATGTAAACCAGACCGCAATGAAAGCCGGAAACATCGCAAGTGCCGGGGCTGGCTCAACAGCCGGAAACATCGGTGGCAAATTAATGGGAAAATAAAAACAATTAAATGATTTAAAAATGGAATTTAAAACGCTAAGAAATATCGAAAACAGCTTTAGGCAGATCCGTTTGTATGCCATTGTGTTTGCTGTTCTCTGCATCGGCGTGGTAGGATATGCCGTATGGCAATCCTACCGCTTCGCAGAAGAACAACGCCAGAAAATCTATGTGTTGGATAATGGCAAATCACTGATGCTTGCCTTATCGCAGGATGCCAGCATCAACCGACCTGTGGAAGCAAGGGAACACGTCAGACGTTTTCACGAGCTTTTTTTTACGCTTGCTCCCGATAAGAATGCCATTGAAAGCAATATGAAACGGGCATTTAACCTTGCCGACAAATCAGCTTTTGATTATTACAAAGACCTGTCGGAAAAGGGCTATTACAACCGTATCATATCCGGTAATGTGCAGCAACGCATAGAGGTGGATAGTGTCGTGTGCAACTTTGACACCTATCCCTATGCCGTGAGAACCTATGCCAAACAGTTCATCATACGGTCGAGCAACGTGACCCGGCGTAACCTGATTACCACCGGCTATCTCGTGAACTCCGTCCGTTCGGACAACAACCCGCAAGGCTTCAACATAGAAAAATTTGCAGTGGTTGAAAACAGGGATATCGAAGTTATAAACCGCTAAAACTAGGGATATGAAACAGTTACTTGATTTAAGCACATTCGCAAAAACACTGACTGATAAAGGATATGATGGGTATTTCCAAACGGAGGGAGCTTACCCCGATAAAATTAAAGACAGTATCAGCCAGTTCTTGGAGGCTTGCAAGAATGGTACGGACAAACCTCTGCGGCCCGATAGCTTTTCGTTAAGGACTTACATCGAATGGAATGGCGATGACAAACCCAAAGTTGATTGCTATATGCGGGTACGGTACGAAGACGGCAAATTCGATGTACAGAAAATGGACATTACAAGGAAAGACCAATACGGGCATTTAATGAAGAAGTCGGAACTGACAAACCTATCCACAGGTACAGTGCCGACCCGAAAAGAAGCCATTGCATTGGTGTCCGAACCACCTAAACAAAAGCTGTCTTCACAGGTCAGACGGCTCAGAATGTAATAACCGATAATCATTAAGGTATGAAAAAAATCAGAGCAAATATGGACAGGTACTTTGACAAGCTGGACGACCGCTGGCAGACTTTGCCCATCAGGAAACAGCACCAATATACCCTTTACTTTTTTGTGGGGTATCTGCTGTTGACCGCAGGGGTCATTTTCAAAGTATGGTACGACACGGCAAAGTCCGGTAACGACATGCACATCGAGCATATCGAAAACCCTGTCCTCAAAAAGAAAGAAAGTCCGGCAACCTTGCAGGACACCATAACAACAATTTTAAAAAATAGAATTTATGAAAGATAAGGAGAACAAAAAGTCGGTTGTCCGGGTAACGGAAGGAAATCCGTCGGTAACCGCTGATGTGCTGCAAGACAGCACAGAGAGCAAAGCCGAAAAGCTCAAAAAGCCACTTATATTCGGCTTGATGGGAATTGTCTTCGTGGGTTGTATGTACCTCATATTTAAACCATCCGAAGATAAAAAGGCAATGGAAAACATCGGGCTGAACGATGCCGTACCACAGGCTACGGATGCAGGGCTACCCGATGATAAAGGGAAAGCATACGAGCAGGAAATGCTTCAGCAAAAAGACCAGGAAAAACGCAACGCACTTACCACGCTTTCCGATTATTGGAACACGGAAGACAGTACACAGGACAATGAAGAAGCGTTTACCGAAGAGGAAGAAGCCTACGGATACGGCGGTGGCAGAACTTCTGGAAGAAACGGCAATCCTGCATTGAGCAGCTACCGCAATATGCAAAGCACATTGGGTTCATTCTATCAGGATGATAATGCGGAAACAACTGAACTCCGCAGGCAATTGGAGGAACTGAAGGAACAATTGGCCGAGAAAGATGTACCGCCTGTCGCCACCGTAGATGACCAACTGAAGCTAATGGAGAAATCCTATGAAATGGCGGCAAAATATCTTCCGAAGAATACGAATACAGAAAATGCTGCACTTGATAACAATGTTACTCCGGCGGTTTCGTCTGCCAACCAAAAAGAGCATTTTGTGGCGTTTACACCTGCAAGAAAAAACACCGTTTCTGCCCTGTACCGTGAGCCTACGGATAGTGCTTTCTTAGCCAATTGGAGCGAAACGAGAAATCGTGGCTTTTATACCGCAGGTTCCATTGAGCAGGTGGTACAACCCAAAAACAGTATAAAGGCAAGTGTACACGAAACACAAACGATAGTAGGCGAAACAGGTGTACGTCTTCGTTTATTGGAGCCAGCTCAAACACCACAACGAACCATTCCAAAAGGAACGATTGTAACAGCTAATGCCAAATTTCAGGGAGGGCGATTACAGCTAAAGATTACTTCAATAGAACTGGAGGGCAATATCATACCGGTAGATATAACCATTTATGACATAGACGGACAGCAAGGTTTGTATGTTCCGTATTCGCCCGAAATGAATGCCCTTACCGAAATGGCAGGCAATATGAGCCAGACTTCGGGAACCAGCGTGATGCTCACGCAGTCCGCCGGACAGCAGGTTGCCGCAGACCTTAGCCGTGGCGTGGTACAGGGCATTTCTGGCTATTTCGCCAAAAAGGTGCGCACACCCAAAGTAACCCTAAAGGCAGGCCATCAGGTCTTCCTTGTTTCCAAACAATGATGTTGAACTCAAATATTTTAAACAATGAAAAATCATTTTAAAACCTTTTGGGCTTTGGCCCTGATACTCGGCTTTGCCGTACAGTCCTACGCACAGGACAGCATCAAAGCACCGCTTGCCCTGGGCAAAATAGAACCGTACCGCATGGAAGTTACCTACGATAAAACTTCGCATTTGATTTTCCCTACCGCCATACGCTATGTGGATTTGGGAAGCGAATACCTGATTGCAGGTAAGGCGGAAGATGCGGAAAACGTACTGCGTGTAAAAGCATCGGTAAGGGATTTTGAACCCGAAACTAATTTTTCGGTCATTACCAATGACGGACGTTTTTACAGCTTCAATGTGTATTACAGTGGGTATCCCGATGCGTTGAGCTATGACCTTTTGACCATGCAGAAAGCGGTGGATAAGGCCAACAGTAATGATGTTCTTTTTGAAGAATTGGGCAACAATTCCCCGTCATTGGCGGGTTTGCTTCTGGAAACCATTTACAAGAAAGACAAACGTATTGTAAAGCATATCGGATCTAAGAGCTTCGGTATTCAGTTTATCCTGAAAGGCATTTACATCCACAACGGTAAATACTATTTCCATACGGAATTGAGAAACCGTAGCAATGTGCCTTTTCAGATTGATTTTGTCAATTTCAAAGTGGTAGATAAAAAGGTAGCCAAACGCACTGTTGTACAGGAACGCCCGTTGATACCGCTTCGTACCTACAAGCCACTCACAGAAATTTCAGGACAAACCACCGAACAGAATGTATTTCTGTTAGACCAATTCACTATTGCCAATGATAAGGTACTGTTGATTGAGATTTTTGAAAAGAACGGTGGCCGGCAGCAAACGCTTCAGGTGGAAAATTCGGATTTGATAAAAGCCCGGTTGATCAGCGATATGCACCTGAAATTTTAATAACCTTTTAAAGCAATAGCAATGAAAAAGTATATCTATACCGTGATGCTCGTCCTAATGGGTATCACGGTGGCACAGGCACAAAGGATGCTGCCTAAACAGAAAGGATTGGAAATAAGTGCGGGTGTATTGTCCGATGATAAAATTGGTAACGATTATTACATCAGCGCAGCAATGACCGTGAACGGAAAGAACGGAAATTACCAGCTTTGGGCATTGGAATACATGCACCAATACCACGGCTACAAGAACCTACGCATACCGCAGGAAACCTATACTGCAGAGGGCGGCTACAGTTTCTTCCTGCTGGGTGATGCCCGAAAGAATATCACATTGAATTTCGGAGTAACTGGCGTGGTCGGTTACGAAACCATCAACCGGGGAGAAACGATGCTGTATGACGGGGCGAAAATACTGAGCGAGGACAATTTCATTTACGGAGCTGGCGGACGGCTCACATTTGAAACGTACCTGTCAGACCGATTTGTGTTAGTCCTGCAAGGACGTACAAAGGTCTTTTGGGGTACGGATCTGGAACAGTTCAGACCGTCCGCAGGTGTGGGATTAAGGTTTAACTTTTAAAACGTAAAACAATGATAGCAATATTCAATAAATTCAGAATGGGGTTACTGCCATTGTATGTACTGTTGGCAATCCTCACAGCTTCGGTTACGCTGGTATCTTGCAGCAAGGATGATGAACTCGAAATACAGAACGATTTTCCTTTTGAGGTAAATGTGATGCCCGTACCAAAAGATGTTGCCAACGGGCAGACCGTGGAAATACGCATTACCATACAGCGTATCGGAAATTATACAGGTACGCAATACTATCTCAGGTATTTTCAGTTTGATGGTACTGGCACGTTGCGGTATTACGATGAACCGCCATACCTACCCAATGATTTGTACCCGCTGCCAACGGAGCAGTTCCGTTTGTATTATACTTCGGCTTCTACCGTATCACAGTCCTTTGAGGTGTGGATTTCGGATAGCTTTGGGAACGAAAAGCAAGTGAGCTTTCAGTTTAACAGTAGCGATTAAGAGAAACAACTTTGATAAAAGAAAAGCCGACTTTAAAGGTCGGTTTTTTTGCTTCTGATTTTCGACCAAGGATGTTTTTGTTTAAATTTACTTGATATAATTCTCACAATATGGATGCAGTTACTTCTCAATTGGTAATGGGAATTATTCCGCTTGTTATCGGAATAGGGCTTATCTACTGGATAAGCAGAAGGAAATTTTACAGGCGTAGTCCTATGGGAGCGGAGGGCTTTTCAAGTTTTGAAGCATCTGTGTTTATCCGTTTTATAGAACGTGTTGGTAAATGGATCGCCTATGCTTTAATTATTCTTGGCGTTGTTGTTCTTTGGTCTTATACACAGATGAAAAAAGAGAGGGAGAAAAAGCAACAGGAACTTAATATTGAACAGCCTGCCTAACGCTGATCGAAGTTTTTCTGCTGATTTAATTTCAATCGGATAGCTCAAAAGGCTGTCCGATTTATGTTTATAACAAATGTAAACCGCCAAATACTGCCTTTCAGTGCCAATGGATGCAATATTTCCCAATCCTGCAATAAGCCTTTCTAAATTCGACTTCCACAGAAAAATGGAGCAGACTATGGAAGTTATCGCAATACAGAAATCCGCATTTGACGGAATGACAAATGAGTTGGAAGCACTTTTGGAACTGACCGAAAACGCTACTCGGAAATATACCCCGATTTTCAAAGAAGAGAAATGGCTGGATAACCAGGAAGTGTGTTTGATGATGAACATTACCAAACGAACATTGCAGACCTATAAGGATAAGGGTTTGTTGCCTTACTCTAAATTAAACCGCAAGAATTATTACAAACTCTCGGATGTACAGGCTTTGCTCGAAGCCGGACAGCCGTATAATACCAACGACAATGGATTTACTAACGAATGATACCCAAGAAATCATCGCCCATCAGGAGATGATAACGCAATTGAAAAAGCGTATCGAAATAATCTTGAAAAATTATCGCCCTGTAATGAACGGGGAAATTTACTTATCGGGTGAAGATGTGTGTAAGTTGTTACATATTAGTAAACGGACGTTACAGCAATACCGGGATGACACAATATTGCCATACATTCAAATTGGTGGTAAGATTATTTACAAAGAATCAGATATACTACATATTCTGGAAAAGAACTATACGGGTTGATTGCTTTAGTGATGATCTCTGAATCTTCGTTTTAATATATAGTATCTAAATAAGAGTCTGTCATACCATAAGGCAAACAGCAATAATCCTACAGCAATCAAAAGCGTTCTTAATTCAAGATATGGAAATATAAATCCTCCAATTATTCCTCCTGAAAAGAAACAACAAATAATGGCTAGTTTCAGATAGATGCTTTTACTTAGTTGCATACGCTCGGAACGTTCCTTATAAAATAACATTTGTGATAATTCAATACCAAGATCCGTAAATAGGCCTGTTAGATGGGTTGTTCTTACTACTGATTGAGACACACGTGTTACCAATGCGTTTTGTAAGCCCATAGCGAACAGTAAAGCTGAAGCTAAAAGAATAGAATACGGAAAAGGTTCTTTTGTCAGCAGAAAGGAAGAGAAACTAATAACAAATAGTATAAAGACCTCTATAGATATAGGGATTACATAAGTAGCTTGTTGCTTATATCTTGATACCCATTCCATGATTAGGCTGGAAGCAAAAGCTCCGAACAGAAAAAATAATATATAGAACAAATAAGCAAATGCCATTCTGTAATCCTTCAAAACAAGTTCTTCTGAAAAGAAAGCGAAATGACCTGTAACATTTGTTGTTAATGTATTCAATTCCAAAACGCTCGTAATGTTTACAATACCTGCAACACCCGATAAGATGGAAGCTAATTTAAGATTGTGGGAATAAGTGCGACCTTTCCCTTTATGTCTGAACATATTAGGGTTCTTTTATTGCAAATTTACAAAACTGCCTTTCTTTATTTGCTTGGCATTGTATATAATAAACAACATTCTTACCTTTGTTTGATAAAATATAGAAACTTAAAGTTGTTTTTACTTTAAGTCCCACATTGAAAACTGGTAATTTTTAGACTACGGGACGATAATAAGTAAGGACGCTCACGCTATAGGCGTGGGTGCTCGCTTATTCGTAGTCGGGTATACCAGTACCTCAATGTCGGTAAGTGTGGTGGCCTACGCTTTTTTTTGTGCAGGTACTCCATTAATTTAATACTGATATATATGGAAACTGGTACACTACAAAAAAAAATACGCTTTCTTTTATCAATGATAAAAGCCCGATTGTAGATATTATCTGCAATGACCTCTCTGATTCAGGATTTGAAATACTATTCCGCTCGCAACATATCGAAGACGGAATAATTCAGTTATCTGCTTTAACCTCTCTACCTGAGGTCTGTATCATTGATCTTGATTTTTACGATAAGAATGTATTGGCAGATCTTCAGGAATTACACAAACAATATCCAAGTATTAAGCTGATTGCCCATAGTGATAGAGATACCGAAAAAGCTGTAAAACCGCTTTTGGAAATGGGTTTTGCAGGTTACCTTCTCATTGGCAGCGATAGGGACGATTTCATAAAAGCCATTGATGGAGTTACCAATGGAGGAAGATATTTTAGTGTGGGCGTAGCGAAGATTGTACAGGAATATTTTGGCAATAAGTAACAGCCCAATCCTAACACCGTAAAAATATCTATTCAAATCAAGCGACCTTCTTTTGCTT
The DNA window shown above is from Sphingobacterium thalpophilum and carries:
- the traK gene encoding conjugative transposon protein TraK; translated protein: MEFKTLRNIENSFRQIRLYAIVFAVLCIGVVGYAVWQSYRFAEEQRQKIYVLDNGKSLMLALSQDASINRPVEAREHVRRFHELFFTLAPDKNAIESNMKRAFNLADKSAFDYYKDLSEKGYYNRIISGNVQQRIEVDSVVCNFDTYPYAVRTYAKQFIIRSSNVTRRNLITTGYLVNSVRSDNNPQGFNIEKFAVVENRDIEVINR
- the traM gene encoding conjugative transposon protein TraM, whose amino-acid sequence is MKDKENKKSVVRVTEGNPSVTADVLQDSTESKAEKLKKPLIFGLMGIVFVGCMYLIFKPSEDKKAMENIGLNDAVPQATDAGLPDDKGKAYEQEMLQQKDQEKRNALTTLSDYWNTEDSTQDNEEAFTEEEEAYGYGGGRTSGRNGNPALSSYRNMQSTLGSFYQDDNAETTELRRQLEELKEQLAEKDVPPVATVDDQLKLMEKSYEMAAKYLPKNTNTENAALDNNVTPAVSSANQKEHFVAFTPARKNTVSALYREPTDSAFLANWSETRNRGFYTAGSIEQVVQPKNSIKASVHETQTIVGETGVRLRLLEPAQTPQRTIPKGTIVTANAKFQGGRLQLKITSIELEGNIIPVDITIYDIDGQQGLYVPYSPEMNALTEMAGNMSQTSGTSVMLTQSAGQQVAADLSRGVVQGISGYFAKKVRTPKVTLKAGHQVFLVSKQ
- the traN gene encoding conjugative transposon protein TraN, yielding MKNHFKTFWALALILGFAVQSYAQDSIKAPLALGKIEPYRMEVTYDKTSHLIFPTAIRYVDLGSEYLIAGKAEDAENVLRVKASVRDFEPETNFSVITNDGRFYSFNVYYSGYPDALSYDLLTMQKAVDKANSNDVLFEELGNNSPSLAGLLLETIYKKDKRIVKHIGSKSFGIQFILKGIYIHNGKYYFHTELRNRSNVPFQIDFVNFKVVDKKVAKRTVVQERPLIPLRTYKPLTEISGQTTEQNVFLLDQFTIANDKVLLIEIFEKNGGRQQTLQVENSDLIKARLISDMHLKF
- a CDS encoding conjugal transfer protein TraO; the encoded protein is MKKYIYTVMLVLMGITVAQAQRMLPKQKGLEISAGVLSDDKIGNDYYISAAMTVNGKNGNYQLWALEYMHQYHGYKNLRIPQETYTAEGGYSFFLLGDARKNITLNFGVTGVVGYETINRGETMLYDGAKILSEDNFIYGAGGRLTFETYLSDRFVLVLQGRTKVFWGTDLEQFRPSAGVGLRFNF
- a CDS encoding DUF3872 domain-containing protein; translated protein: MIAIFNKFRMGLLPLYVLLAILTASVTLVSCSKDDELEIQNDFPFEVNVMPVPKDVANGQTVEIRITIQRIGNYTGTQYYLRYFQFDGTGTLRYYDEPPYLPNDLYPLPTEQFRLYYTSASTVSQSFEVWISDSFGNEKQVSFQFNSSD
- a CDS encoding molybdenum ABC transporter permease; translated protein: MDAVTSQLVMGIIPLVIGIGLIYWISRRKFYRRSPMGAEGFSSFEASVFIRFIERVGKWIAYALIILGVVVLWSYTQMKKEREKKQQELNIEQPA
- a CDS encoding helix-turn-helix domain-containing protein is translated as MDAIFPNPAISLSKFDFHRKMEQTMEVIAIQKSAFDGMTNELEALLELTENATRKYTPIFKEEKWLDNQEVCLMMNITKRTLQTYKDKGLLPYSKLNRKNYYKLSDVQALLEAGQPYNTNDNGFTNE
- a CDS encoding helix-turn-helix domain-containing protein translates to MDLLTNDTQEIIAHQEMITQLKKRIEIILKNYRPVMNGEIYLSGEDVCKLLHISKRTLQQYRDDTILPYIQIGGKIIYKESDILHILEKNYTG
- a CDS encoding YoaK family protein → MFRHKGKGRTYSHNLKLASILSGVAGIVNITSVLELNTLTTNVTGHFAFFSEELVLKDYRMAFAYLFYILFFLFGAFASSLIMEWVSRYKQQATYVIPISIEVFILFVISFSSFLLTKEPFPYSILLASALLFAMGLQNALVTRVSQSVVRTTHLTGLFTDLGIELSQMLFYKERSERMQLSKSIYLKLAIICCFFSGGIIGGFIFPYLELRTLLIAVGLLLFALWYDRLLFRYYILKRRFRDHH